The DNA region CATCCACTTGCAGAGAAGTATTCTCTGAATGAAGGTTTTAAGAGTAGAATTCAGATTGAGGGTTTTGTTTTAACAAGGCTGGCAATGCAGAGTTTTAACAGCGAGGTTGTGGCTTCTCTTGTTGAGGCAGGTTTACCTGCTGTATCTCTTGCAACTTCTTCGATTTTTATAACCGAAAACAGGTATATAAACAGCTACTCCAGAGACATTGTTGAGGGTTTCCTCAGGCTCGGAACTTTTCCTGTTCTCTATGGCGATGTTGTTCTTGACAGAGCAATGAGTTTCTGTATTCTATCAGGGGACAGAATAATTTCAAAGCTTGCCCAGGAATTTAAACCAGATAGAATTGTTCTTGCTACGGATGTTGACGGTATATTTACAGCAAGCCCGAAGTTAAGGAGCAATGCAGAGCTGATTGAAGAGATAAACCCTGAAAATTATAGAGAAATATTAGGCTTGCTGACTCCTGAGAAAGGAGATGTTACAGGAGGAATGCTGGGTAAACTGGAAGAGCTGATTTCCCTTGCAAATCGGGGTTATGAATCAATAATCGTAAATGCTCTTTCAGAGGGGAGACTTAAGAAAGTTTTATTAGGTGAGAAAGTTAAAGGCTCTGTTATTAAAGGAGGAAAGTATTATTGAGTACAGAAAGCAGAAAGTTTGACCACATAAGAATATGTCTCGAGGAGAAAGTTGAGAGTAATGTGAAATCCGGCTTTGAGGATGTAAAGCTGGTTCACAGATGTCTACCTCAGATTGACTTTGGGGATATTGAGCTTGAAGCTGACTTTCTTGGCAGAAAACTTTCCTCGCCTCTTGTTATTGCCGCTATGACAGGGGGTCATGAGAAAGCTTTAAAAATAAACGAAAATCTTGCAGATGCTGCAGAAAATTTTGGGATTGCTATAGGTGTTGGCAGCCAGAGAGCTGCTATTGAGGATAAAAGTTTGAAGTATACATATAAAGTGGTGAGAGAGAAGGCTCCCAATGCTTTTGTGATTGCCAACCTTGGAGCTGTGCAGTTCTGTAGAGGGTATACAGTAAAGGAAGCTGAGATGGCTGTTGATATGATTGGAGCTGATGCTCTTGCCCTTCATCTCAACCCGCTGCAGGAGGCTGTGCAGAAGGAGGGGGATTTAAACTTTTCCTGCTGTCTTGAAGCTATTGAGGAGTTATCCTCCGAGCTATCTGTTCCTTTGATTGTGAAGGAAACGGGAGCAGGGATTGCTATGGAAGAGGCAATGCTTATTGAGAGGGCAGGCGCCTCTGCTATAGATATAGGGGGTCTTGGAGGAACAAGTTTTGCGGCAGTTGAAAGTTATAGAGTTCAAAATTCAAATGTTGCAAAAACGTTCTGGGACTGGGGTATTCCAACGGCAGCAAGTCTGATGGAGTGTGCATCTTCAGTTTCAATACCTCTTATTGCGACTGGTGGCCTCCGCTCCGGTCTTGATGCTGCCAGGGCGATAGCCTCTGGTGCATCTCTTGCTGGTTTTGCCCTTC from archaeon BMS3Bbin15 includes:
- the argB_1 gene encoding acetylglutamate kinase; protein product: MIIVKLGGSLLTSKNNEFSLRRDVLHRVAGELKKGIDGSAIIVHGGGSFGHPLAEKYSLNEGFKSRIQIEGFVLTRLAMQSFNSEVVASLVEAGLPAVSLATSSIFITENRYINSYSRDIVEGFLRLGTFPVLYGDVVLDRAMSFCILSGDRIISKLAQEFKPDRIVLATDVDGIFTASPKLRSNAELIEEINPENYREILGLLTPEKGDVTGGMLGKLEELISLANRGYESIIVNALSEGRLKKVLLGEKVKGSVIKGGKYY
- the fni gene encoding isopentenyl-diphosphate delta-isomerase, producing MSTESRKFDHIRICLEEKVESNVKSGFEDVKLVHRCLPQIDFGDIELEADFLGRKLSSPLVIAAMTGGHEKALKINENLADAAENFGIAIGVGSQRAAIEDKSLKYTYKVVREKAPNAFVIANLGAVQFCRGYTVKEAEMAVDMIGADALALHLNPLQEAVQKEGDLNFSCCLEAIEELSSELSVPLIVKETGAGIAMEEAMLIERAGASAIDIGGLGGTSFAAVESYRVQNSNVAKTFWDWGIPTAASLMECASSVSIPLIATGGLRSGLDAARAIASGASLAGFALPLLKPAVRSYRDVVIKIEEIIDELKIAMFLTGSRNIYELKTAGFVLTGATGEWLNERKLKLKKV